One window from the genome of Magnolia sinica isolate HGM2019 chromosome 4, MsV1, whole genome shotgun sequence encodes:
- the LOC131242491 gene encoding uncharacterized protein LOC131242491 → MEGGDGGGLDGGPKLETLKLKEDRGIRAVHAIRESEVSISSPVTRQKAAAAKQIIEDHYRNYLQGLQDRKERRQTLQRRAEEAQVSSEEQQEMLRNLERRETEYMRMQRRKVGIDDFEQLTIIGKGAFGEVRLCRVKNTGEIFAMKKLKKSEMLSRGQVEHVRSERNLLVEVDSRCIVKLFCSFQDSDFLYLIMEYLPGGDFMTLLMRENVLSEDVARFYIAESILAIHSIHRHNYVHRDIKPDNFLLDKDGHVKLSDFGLCKPLDYKYSTILLENEVLNGQEMDENEGHSGIDSVPWMMPKEQLQQWKRNRRVLAYSTVGTLDYMAPEVLLKKGYGMECDWWSLGAIMYEMLVGYPPFCADDKRITCRKIINWRTCLKFPEEPKLSNEARDLICRLLCDVETRLGTRGVEEIKAHPWFKGIRWDMLYEMEAAYKPVVDGELDTRNFDKFDEVGDPPSALTRVGPWRKMLTSKDADFIGYTFKKSDMIESIGVSGTNMKPNSSSKTPSLASLFGTDIDRINLQESTTPSDDQTL, encoded by the exons ATGGAAGGCGGCGACGGCGGTGGCCTTGATGGTGGACCGAAACTAGAGACCTTGAAGCTGAAGGAAGATCGAGGCATCAGAGCCGTCCATGCGATTCGGGAATCTGAAGTTTCGATTTCTTCGCCGGTTACTAGACAGAAAGCTGCTGCCGCGAAGCAGATTATCGAGGACCATTACCGGAATTACTTGCAAGGGCTTCAAGATCGGAAGGAGAG ACGTCAAACACTTCAAAGGAGAGCAGAAGAAGCTCAAGTTTCAAGTGAAGAACAACAAGAAATGCTTAGAAATTTGGAACGCAGAGAGACAGAATATATGCGGATGCAAAGACGTAAAGTGGGAATTGATGACTTTGAACAATTAACTATAATTGGGAAAGGAGCATTCGGAGAG GTAAGGCTCTGCCGTGTTAAAAATACAGGAGAGATTTTCGCCATGAAAAAGTTGAAGAAATCAGAGATGCTTAGTCGAGGACAG GTTGAGCATGTTAGATCTGAGAGGAACTTGCTTGTGGAGGTTGACAGCCGGTGCATCGTAAAACTTTTTTGTTCATTTCAAGACTCAGATTTCTTGTACCTTATCATGGAGTATCTGCCTGGTGGTGACTTTATGACTCTTTTGATGAGAGAGAATGTTCTTTCCGAAGATGTTGCACGATTTTATATAGCTGAGAGTATACTAGCAATTCATTCTATTCACCGCCATAACTATGTCCACag GGACATAAAGCCAGATAACTTCTTGCTGGACAAGGATGGGCACGTGAAACTCTCTGATTTTGGATTGTGTAAACCCCTAGATTACAAGTACTCAACAATTTTATTGGAAAATGAAGTCCTAAATGGTCAGGAAATGGATGAAAATGAAGGACATTCTGGGATTGACAGCGTCCCTTGGATGATGCCGAAAGAACAATTACAACAATGGAAACGCAATCGCCGTGTGTTG GCTTATTCTACTGTTGGAACTCTTGATTATATGGCACCTGAAGTGTTGCTAAAGAAAGGTTACGGAATGGAGTGTGACTG GTGGTCGTTGGGGGCAATCATGTATGAGATGCTTGTGGGATATCCTCCCTTCTGTGCTGATGATAAAAGGATTACTTGCCGGAAG ATAATAAATTGGAGGACATGCTTGAAGTTCCCTGAAGAGCCAAAACTATCAAATGAGGCTAGAGATCTGATCTGTCGTTTGCTGTGTGATGTTGAAACAAGGCTGGGGACCAGAGGAGTGGAAGAAATAAAG GCACATCCATGGTTTAAAGGCATCCGGTGGGATATGCTGTATGAGATGGAAGCTGCCTACAAGCCTGTTGTTGATGGAGAGCTGGATACTCGAAATTTTGATAAGTTTGATGAA GTAGGTGATCCACCATCAGCATTGACAAGAGTGGGACCTTGGCGCAAG ATGTTGACGTCAAAAGATGCCGATTTTATAGGGTATACTTTCAAGAAATCGGACATGATTGAATCAATAGGAGTTTCAG GTACAAACATGAAACCGAACAGTTCTTCAAAGACACCTTCACTTGCTTCCTTGTTTGGCACGG ATATAGATCGCATCAACCTGCAAGAAAGCACGACTCCGAGCGATGACCAAACATTGTGA